CGCATCGCCAGCGTGATCGAAATCGTAAAGACAATGGCTCTCTTCTCCACCTGAAAGTGGCTCGCCAGAGTGTCGAACAGAAAGACAATGACAAAAAAGTCGAAGGCGTCCAGCACCCAACCAAGCAGGCCGGAGGCCACCGCGAACTGCCAGCCGGGCGTGCTTTGCTCCTCTTGCGAATAGGTCAACTCGTCTTCAATATGCATGCAAGGCCCTCGCTGGCATGGATGTTGCCGGCGTCTGCAGTACCCCAGCAGACTTCTATGCTAAAACTGCGTTTTCTACTCGGAACAGAGGATGGGGAGAAAACCATCGAAGAGAAAAGCGCGACGGCGTCTCGTGTCCGCCATCGCGCTTAGGGTTAGAAGACAAACTTCGCTCCAAGTTGAATCTGCCGGGAGCTAGAAGAGGTTTGATTGAGAGCCGTGGGAAGAGAGCTTCCATCAAAGTCGTAGACAGAGTTGTTTTGCCCGAAGGTGTTCAAGAAGCCGGGAGAGAGGTAGTTCGTGTGGTTGAGTATGTTGAAGAACTCCGCCCGGAACTGCACGTTGAAGGCGTCCGATATTCGCGGCACCTTGGTGTTCTTGAAGAGAGAAAAATCGACAGTCGTCAGATGCGGACCATAGAAGCTGTTGCGCCCCGAGTTGCCGACAACGTTAGAGCAGAATTGACGCCCCGAAGGAGCCGCAGGTCCGGAATAGTTGAGGAAGGAGTTAGGCGCACATCCCAGAGGATTCGCAGCAGTCGCAACTCCAAGCGATAACGGCGCCGTCGGTGGCGTAAAGCAGTTGTTATTGATGTAGGCCAATCCCTTTCCGCCGGTTGGCTTGCAACCGGGAAGCACATCCGCAAAGTCCATGGAGTAGTCGCCGTTGAAGCCCGTTCCGAGCGGGTCATTTCCTCCTCCTACGGTTACCGTGAAAGGTGCGCCCGTCTCAGCCGTAACGATGCTTCCAATCTCCCACCCGTGGACTGCGAAGTTTGCAAAAGAAGAAGAGAAGTTCGGCGCTGGAATCTCCCAGATGAAGTTGCCAGTCAACACCTGTCTGATGTCGAAGTCGCAAGCCCCAACCCTCGCCTGCTTGAAAGACAGAAGAGGAACAGCGATCGAATTCAAATAGGTGTCACCCGTAACCGGAGCGGAGCTAAGGTCGCGGCATTTGCTGAACGTGTAAGACAACTGCCCCTGGATGCCGTGATCGGCCGCCTTCTTCAGTTGAGATTGAAATGCCTCATAACTAGCTGCCCCATCGAACAACACAGGACGAATCCCAGCGCCGCCGCCCCAGTTGGAGTCGACCCGCGTGCCCGTCTGACTGCTGGAGCAAGTACCTCCTGCGCCTAGAGAAGACGGGTCACAGGGGAAGACGATGCCGACCCCGCTCACCACGGTCCCTGGTACAAGGTTGACATCGTCCGCTGCCGCTGACAGGTGGAGCGAGCGAGAGCCCACATAGCCGAGGGTCATCATGAACCCCTGCCCCAGGTCTTGTTGGACATTGACGTTCCAGTTATAAACGGCTGCGCGCTTTGGATGAATGTCAATGTAACGATTTCGAATCTTTTGCTGGTTGAAGTTGACATTGCCGTCGATCACACCAGTCCCCAGCGTTGCGTTCGGATCGGCGCCAATAATCTGGAAGGGAGCGGTCGCGGCCGTATTCAACCCAAACTCATAAGGCAGAGGGAGCACGTCGAACATTCCGAAGGCTCCACGCACCGCTGTCTTTCCGGTGCGAAACGGATCCCACGAAAATCCCACGCGCGGCTCAAAGTTCTTGGTCGTCGGGTTCGACGAGATGGGACTGTCCACGCCCACCGGTCCGCACGCCGTGCTGCTGGCACCGCAGTTGACCAGCGTCGTAATCTCCTGGAAGCCCGCGGACGCCACCGTATAACCATTCACCGTGTAACCGGGTACCTTATTCGCATCGGTGGGTTTGGTCGTCGCCTCGTAGCGCAGTCCCAGATTCAGAGTGAAGTTCTTGCTTACAGTCCAGTCGTCCTGAACATAGCCAGCAAAAAGACTCTCACGCAGACCCACCTCGGTCGATCCACCCGGAGCAAGCGCATTCAGCTGATCCGCCTGGTTGCTCAAAAACTTCGCCAGCGTGGAATACGTGTTCATCCTTCCATTCGGGCTAAGCTGTTCGAGCACGTTGTACCGCATCCGCTCAAACCCGAAGCCCAGCTTGATCGAGTGAGTGCCCTTCGTCAGGAACGCGTCGTCATAGATCTGACCTGAAGTCCACGCGTGGTTGAACTTATTAAATCCATTCAGCCCGTAAGCCGTCGTAAGGCCGGCGACCGGCAGCTGCGGCGGCGCCTTCGACCCCGGCGCAATCGCAAGCGCAGCGTCCGTCGCTACAGCGTTGCCGGAGACAGGCGTATTGATCTTACCGATAATCCGGCTGACGCCGCCTCGCACCGTGTTGGCGAACGAAGGGTTGAAGACGTGAGTCTCCTCCGCGGTATAGAGCTGCCTCCGGGAGAAGACACTGTGCACCGCATTATTAAGCGGATCAGCCTGCGTCTGCGGCCCCGAATCGAAGAAATAAGTCGCATCAAGATTGTCACGATTAGAGATCTTCTGATCGAAGCGGGTGATGACATAGTTCTCCGACGCATGCGTAGGCGTCGACACATTGAGCGATTGAATCCCGTTCAAGTCAGGCGCGCCCGCAGGAGCCACCGGCCACAACGCAAGGTACGGAACAATCGCAGGCACCGCGGCTGCTCTCGAGGCAGCGTCCGGGACATGGATCGTGCCCGAGCTCGACTGGCTCTGCCGAATCCCCTCGTAGTCCACGAAGATGAAACTATGGTCTTTGACGATGGGCGCGCCCGCGGAACCGCCAAACTGTAGCCGGCGGAACGAGGGAATCTTGGGACCATCAAAGTAGTTGCGTGCATCGAAGATGCTATCGCGATCGAAGAAGTACGCCGTCCCATGAATCTCGTTCGTACCAGACTTCGTGATCGCATTAATAACCGCGCCAGAGGTACGCCCATACTCCGCCGTATAGTTCGCGGTCAGCACCGAGAACTCGCCGATCGCATCAACGCCAAGATTCACTCCCGTCGCCCCGCCCGGTGCCGCATTCGAGTAGTCATTGGTCACCATGCCGTTCACCCGGTAGGTATTCTCGTTGGCGCGATGCCCGCCATCGCTCAACTGATTACCAAACCCACGGTTTCCCTTGTTCGCGCTGAAGCCGGTAGTCGCCTGATTCGGAATGCTGACAACTCCCGGCTCCAGCGTCGCCAGCGAGGTCCAGTCTCGGCCGTTCAGCGGCAGCTCCCGCACCGTCCTCGAATCCACCGTCGCGCTCAGCCCGGACGACGACGATTGAATCGAAGGTGGAATCGTCGTTACAACCACCGTCTGCGAGATCTTGCCGACCGACAGCTTGCCATCGTAGGTCTGTTGCGCGCCCACGGTCAGCACCAGCCCCTTTTGCAGAACTGTGCTGAAGCCGTTCGCCTCGACCTTCACCGTGTAATCCCCTGGAAGAAGGTTCGGGATCACATAGAACCCGGCATCGTTGGTTGTGGCGGATCGACTCGCCCCGTTCGAACTATTTTGCGCCGTCACCAGCGCTCCCGGCACCACAGCGCCCGAGTTATCAGAGATCTCCCCCGAAAGTGTCGCCCCCGATACCTGTCCCGCTGCCGGCTTCGCAAAAACTCCACACGCGATCAGTGCACTCAACACGCCCACCAGCAAACGTGACCCAAACTTTCTGAAGTCGATTCCAAACGTCATAGCGCCTCCAACTGCCTCATTGAGAAAGTAAATTTCTGTGCTCGCGGCACAGTTCAGGACTCTGCAAGTGCGTGAATATTGAACCCTCGGTCTCACATAGGCAATAGCTTGCGTATCAGTTGCGAAACATTTGGAGATAACGCTTCTACTCCTTTGAATTGAGTAAGTTTCAGCGGAGGGTAACAGCCCGCTGGCCTCGCGTTTCTAATTGACATGGCACAGAACGGGAGCTTATAGTTCGACGCTGTCGCCAAGTTTTAATAAACGCGGGCTTATCTCTCATGATCTCCGAGCAAGTCGAAGCACCCTTCCGCATCGTCCGATTTGGCCTCTTCGAGGTCGACCTTGAAGCCTGCGAGCTTCGGAAGAAGGGCCTACGCATTAAGCTTCAGGATCAGCCGTTGCATATCTTACGAGTGCTCATCGAGCGGCCCGGCGAGATCGTAACACGTGAAGAGCTGCGTCATCGACTCTGGCAGCCAGACACCTTCGTCGACTTCGACCACAGCCTCAACACCGCCATGATGCGGCTCAGGGAAGTCCTCGGCGACTCCTCCGAGAATCCCCGCTTCATCGAAACCGTACCGCGAAAGGGATACCGTTTCGTCGCTCCGGTGCACCTGGTCAGGCCCGAGACCGCAACCGACTCCGTCGCCACTCCGGACGGCAATCATGCAACTCTTCCGCCGGCAAACGAATCGAAAGTCCTCGATCCCATCACTAGCGAAGACACCACCCATCCTGTCGCCTGGATCAGGAAAAATCTTCAGATTTCGTTGTTTCATGCGCTGATCTTCGTCGTGGTTCTCGTTTTGTTGACGGCCATCGTCTCATCGATCTTCTTCAAACTCCGCTCCAACAGCATCTTTTCCTACGCCTCCTCTAAGCCCATCACCTCTCTCGTCGTATTGCCAATGGAAAACCTCTCAGGCGAAAAGAGCCAGGAGTACTTCGCCGACGGCATGACCGACGAACTCATTGCAAGCCTGGCAAGAATCAGTTCCATCCGCGTGCTCTCTCGAACCACCGCCATGGAGTACAAAGACTCTCACGAGTCGCTCGGAAAGATCGCGCGCGACCTCGGCGTCGATGCCGTCGTAGAAGGCACCGTTCTTCGCTCCGGCGATCGCGTCAGGATCACCGCGGAACTCATTCAAGTCTCCACCGACAGGCATCTATGGGCCGACACCTATGAGAGCCCGCTCGATGACGTGCTCACCCTGCAAAACCGCGTCGCGTCGGCCATCGTGGAGCAGATCCGCATCCAGCTCACCTCGCAGGATAAAAGCCGTCTGGCCAGCAGACGTCTCGTCAAACCTGACGCCTACGAGGATTTCCTCAAAGGCTTGTTCTACTGGAACAAGCGCTCCCGCGAAGATCTCCTCAAAGCCATCGACTACTTCCAATCGGCTATCGTCAAAGACCCGCAGTACGCCCTGGCCTACGCCGGTCTTGCCGACTGTTACGGCATCCTCGGCGCAGCCATCGTCGGCACCGTTCCTACCATCGACGTTGCACCCAAAGCCGAAGCCGCCGCCATGAAGGCCGTCGAGCTCGACTCCTCTCTCGCCGAGACCCAGACCACCCTCGCCACCGTTCAGTTCAACTACAAGTGGGACTGGAAGGCCGCCGAAAGGGGCTTCCGCAGGGCCATCGAGCTGAACCCCAACTACGCGACCGCCCATCAGCGCTACTCCCTCTACCTCACCGCCATGGGCCGTCGCAGCGAAAGCCTGCAGGAGATGGAGCGCGCCCGCTCTCTCGACCCGCTCTCCGTCAGCATGAACTTCAGCCTCGGATGGCGGCTCTACATGGCGCGTGAGTACGATCGCGCCCTCGTGCAGCTCAACGATGCCATCGAGATGGATCCATCCTTCGTCCTCCCCCACATCGTCCTCGGACAGACCTACGAGCAGAAGGGAGACTACCCGAAGGCGATCGCCGAGCTGGAGAAGACTGCGATCATGTCGCACCAGAGTCCCCCAGTCATCGCTGCTCTCGGACACGTCTACGCCGTTGCAGGCAGAGCCGGAGACGCCCGCAAGACTCTCGAGAAGCTCCAGTCCGAATCAAGCACTGGATACGTCTCTCCCTTCTATGTCGCCCTCGTCTATGCAGGGTTGAAAGATGAAAATCACACCATGGAGTGGCTCGAGAAAGCCTACGCCGACCGCTCCAACAGCATGGTCTTCCTCGACGTCGATCCCCGATTCGACAATCTAAGAAGCAACCCGAAGTTCCAAAACCTCCTCCTCCAGCGAATGAACTTCGTCAACTAAAACATCTCCGTCAACTAGACATCTATCCCTACAGCAGCCAACGATGATCCGGGTGTGATGATCCAGGTGGTGACGAATCCGGGTGGTGATGAATCGGGGTGTGATGAATTCGGGTGCCCCATCCTTTCGCAGTCTCAGCGCGATAGGGTGGGGTATTCGCGCCACGCGAACCGCATTCTCCCGATCCCGCACACACCTAAAAA
The nucleotide sequence above comes from Tunturibacter empetritectus. Encoded proteins:
- a CDS encoding winged helix-turn-helix domain-containing protein — its product is MISEQVEAPFRIVRFGLFEVDLEACELRKKGLRIKLQDQPLHILRVLIERPGEIVTREELRHRLWQPDTFVDFDHSLNTAMMRLREVLGDSSENPRFIETVPRKGYRFVAPVHLVRPETATDSVATPDGNHATLPPANESKVLDPITSEDTTHPVAWIRKNLQISLFHALIFVVVLVLLTAIVSSIFFKLRSNSIFSYASSKPITSLVVLPMENLSGEKSQEYFADGMTDELIASLARISSIRVLSRTTAMEYKDSHESLGKIARDLGVDAVVEGTVLRSGDRVRITAELIQVSTDRHLWADTYESPLDDVLTLQNRVASAIVEQIRIQLTSQDKSRLASRRLVKPDAYEDFLKGLFYWNKRSREDLLKAIDYFQSAIVKDPQYALAYAGLADCYGILGAAIVGTVPTIDVAPKAEAAAMKAVELDSSLAETQTTLATVQFNYKWDWKAAERGFRRAIELNPNYATAHQRYSLYLTAMGRRSESLQEMERARSLDPLSVSMNFSLGWRLYMAREYDRALVQLNDAIEMDPSFVLPHIVLGQTYEQKGDYPKAIAELEKTAIMSHQSPPVIAALGHVYAVAGRAGDARKTLEKLQSESSTGYVSPFYVALVYAGLKDENHTMEWLEKAYADRSNSMVFLDVDPRFDNLRSNPKFQNLLLQRMNFVN
- a CDS encoding TonB-dependent receptor — encoded protein: MTFGIDFRKFGSRLLVGVLSALIACGVFAKPAAGQVSGATLSGEISDNSGAVVPGALVTAQNSSNGASRSATTNDAGFYVIPNLLPGDYTVKVEANGFSTVLQKGLVLTVGAQQTYDGKLSVGKISQTVVVTTIPPSIQSSSSGLSATVDSRTVRELPLNGRDWTSLATLEPGVVSIPNQATTGFSANKGNRGFGNQLSDGGHRANENTYRVNGMVTNDYSNAAPGGATGVNLGVDAIGEFSVLTANYTAEYGRTSGAVINAITKSGTNEIHGTAYFFDRDSIFDARNYFDGPKIPSFRRLQFGGSAGAPIVKDHSFIFVDYEGIRQSQSSSGTIHVPDAASRAAAVPAIVPYLALWPVAPAGAPDLNGIQSLNVSTPTHASENYVITRFDQKISNRDNLDATYFFDSGPQTQADPLNNAVHSVFSRRQLYTAEETHVFNPSFANTVRGGVSRIIGKINTPVSGNAVATDAALAIAPGSKAPPQLPVAGLTTAYGLNGFNKFNHAWTSGQIYDDAFLTKGTHSIKLGFGFERMRYNVLEQLSPNGRMNTYSTLAKFLSNQADQLNALAPGGSTEVGLRESLFAGYVQDDWTVSKNFTLNLGLRYEATTKPTDANKVPGYTVNGYTVASAGFQEITTLVNCGASSTACGPVGVDSPISSNPTTKNFEPRVGFSWDPFRTGKTAVRGAFGMFDVLPLPYEFGLNTAATAPFQIIGADPNATLGTGVIDGNVNFNQQKIRNRYIDIHPKRAAVYNWNVNVQQDLGQGFMMTLGYVGSRSLHLSAAADDVNLVPGTVVSGVGIVFPCDPSSLGAGGTCSSSQTGTRVDSNWGGGAGIRPVLFDGAASYEAFQSQLKKAADHGIQGQLSYTFSKCRDLSSAPVTGDTYLNSIAVPLLSFKQARVGACDFDIRQVLTGNFIWEIPAPNFSSSFANFAVHGWEIGSIVTAETGAPFTVTVGGGNDPLGTGFNGDYSMDFADVLPGCKPTGGKGLAYINNNCFTPPTAPLSLGVATAANPLGCAPNSFLNYSGPAAPSGRQFCSNVVGNSGRNSFYGPHLTTVDFSLFKNTKVPRISDAFNVQFRAEFFNILNHTNYLSPGFLNTFGQNNSVYDFDGSSLPTALNQTSSSSRQIQLGAKFVF